TTTTTGAATGATTCATGAAGATTTTTATAAAAATAAATTGCCAAATTTGTTTTGAATGTAGTAACTTTGCACCCGTTAATGGCTGCGTAGCTCAACTGAATAGAGCATCTGACTACGGATCAGAAGGTTTTAGGTTTGAATCCTAACGCGGTCACTCTGATAAGACGCTTCCCGAAAGGGCGGCGTTTTTTTTTTTTCAGGCTGAGCCGACTTATACAGTGCAGCTGTCAGTGGAACTTGAACCGGATTCAATCAGATTGATTTAAAGCAAGAATATTTCTGTGATTGATTATTTTAATTGAAGATAACAGCTAAGGTATTGGATGTAGATACATATCCGCAATTTGGGTTTGGGCTAAAGATAAATTTCCTTCCCAGCATATTACTCGTGATGCGCAGCAGGTGATTCGATTTCTCAAAAAACCAAGACACAGTGTGAGTTGGAGCGTGAGAGTGAGAAAAAAAAATCAGAGTTCGTGTTTCGCTCTCGCTCTCACACTGATTTTATTAAATAATGGATTTCGTTTTTGTCCTGAAATGGACTTGAGGATTCGTTTTCTCAAAAAACCAAGACACAGTGTGAGTTGGAGTGTGAGAGTGAGAAAAAAAATCAGAGTTCGTGTTTCGCTCTCGCTCTCACACTGATTTTATTAAATAATGGATTTCGTTTTTGTCCTGAAATGGACTTGAGGATTCGTTTTCTCAAAAAACCAAGACACAGTGTGAGTTGGAGTGTGAGAGTGAGAAAAAAAAATCAGAGTTCGTGTTTCGCTCTCGCTCTCACACTCACTCTGATTTTTGTACCCGAGACGGGACTTGAACCCGTACAGTATTGCTACCACAGGATTTTAAGTCCTGCGTGTCTACCAGTTCCACCACCCGGGCATCACTACTTGTGTAGTATTTCAAATTTCTTTTTTTCTTCCGTTGAAGAAACCCTCAGAGCGTGTCTACCTCCCGATAGTTATCGGGACCACCACCCGGGCATCACTACATGAGTAGTATTTCAAATTTCTTTTTTTCTTCCGTTGAAGAAACCCTTAAAGCGTGTCTACCTCCCGATAGTTATCGGGACCACCACCCGGGCATCACTACATGAGTAGTATTTCAAATTTCTTTTTTTCTTCCGTTGAAGAAACCCTCAGAGCGTGTCTACCTCCCGATAGTTATCGGGACCACCACCCGGGCATCACTACATGAGTAGTATTTCAAATTTCTTTTTTTCTTCCGTTGAAGAAACCCTTAAAGCGTGTCTACCTCCCGATAGTTATCGGGACCACCACCCGGGCATCACTACATGAGTAGTATTTCAAATTTCTTTTTTTCTTCCGTTGAAGAAACCCTCAGAGCGTGTCTACCTCCCGATAGTTATCGGGACCACCACCCGGGCATCACTACATGAGTAGTATTTCAAATTTCTTTTTTTCTTCCGTTGAAGAAACCCTCAGAGCGTGTCTACCTCCCGATAGTTATCGGGACCACCACCCGGGCATCACTACATGAGTAGTATTTCAAATTTCTTTTTCTTCCGTTGAAGAAACCCTTAAAGCGTGTCTACCTCCCGATAGTTATCGGGACCACCACCCGGGCATCACTACATGAGTAGTATTTCAAATTTCTTTTTTTCTTCCGTTGAAGAAACCCTTAAAGCGTGTCTACCTCCCGATAGTTATCGGGACCACCATCCGGGCATCACTACTTGTGTAGTATTTTATAGTTTGTTTTCATTTCTTCCGTTGAAGAAATAATCTATTGGTAATCTTGTTGGTATCCATTATTTTTTTCAATAATGGTTACTCGTTTGTAACTCCCACGTGAGGGATTTGTGGCTGCAAATTTACATACAAGTTTTATATGTAGCATCATAAAATAAAAAAAGGATGAGTGAAATTTCACTCATCCTTTTTTTGAGCGGGAAACGGGGCTCGAACCCGCGACCTCGACCTTGGCAAGGTCGCGCTCTACCAACTGAGCTATTCTCGCAATTCAATTTACGAAGCCCATAGGGCAAGTAAATTGATCCCGATTGAGTATCATTCAGCAATGAATGATGCGAATATCGGGATAAGCTATTCTCGCAACTCAATTTACGAAGCCCATAGGGCAAGTAAATTGATCCCGATTGAGTATCATTCAGCAATGAATGATGCGAATATCGGGATGAGCTATTCTCGCAATTCAATTTACGAAGCCCATAGGGCAAGTAAATTGATCCCGATTGAGTATCATTCAGCAATGAATGATGCGAATATCGGGATGAGCTATTCTCGCAATTTCAATACTTCAACACCTGAATCTGAACGTTTTCAGATTTTATTCAATCTCTTGAACCAGATTTCGTGCTGCAAATATAATACAGATTAATTTTTTTTACCAAATTCTTACCTGTATCTTTTTTTGTTCTTATGACAAAGATAAGAAAGTCAAGGCATTAAACCAAATATTAAATCAGGGCCTGCCTACCTGCTTTGTCGTGAATCGTGATTTTCTGTCTTAATCATGTCTTATTGCAATACTACGCGCTTCAATGCCATCACGTATCCAAGATGCAAACTTTCATGCACGTTGACAAAAAATAATGCTTGGTCAAAATTTTGTATCGTGTTGCCGTAACTGGTGGTATATTCAGAATAAGTCTTGAAAATTCCGGAATCCACATCTTTTTGCAACTGAATAATTTGTTGAACTAATGCTGATTTAATAAAATCAAATTCAGTTTGGTTAATCGGTGCTGAAGGAACCGATCCTTTTTTATACAGCTCAACAAAAGCGGCATCAAGATTTCCTGAGTGTCCACTTAAACGGTACAATAATCCCTGATTGGTTGCAACCATGTGTCCCAAGTGCCAAGCAATATTTCCTGAAAATCCGGTTGGAATTTTATTGACTTGATCAAGACTCAACCCCGCAATTGCGCTCAAGGTATTTTGTCTGGTAATTTGAAGTAAAGTGATTGGTGTTGTCATGTGCTAATTATTTGGAGTAAACTTAAAACTAAATTTTGTATCGGGGAAAATATTCTAATATCCATATTATCGCAATCGTGCAAAATCTTACCACGAGGGTTGCGATAGAAAATCGTTTCAGTAGGCGCAGGTCGCGACCTGCGCCTACTGATGGATGTATAATATGCAACCCAAACAACGCTCACGGAATTTATTTGATCCGGATAAAAAAAAGACGCAAGACAATTATTGAAAAAAATTAAAGCTCAAAAAAAAATCTGACAAAGTGAAATCAAAATTTGTTGTCAGATAGGTACACCTTATTCATTTGATGTTGACAGAATTTCCCACGTGTGGTCAGCCAGCAGACGAACAGTGGCTTGCCAGATGAAATCATCTTTTCTGGTTGATCTCCCCCATTCATGCGGTGCAATTACGGAAAGTACCTGGGTATTTTCTGCAGTTTGGTAAAGATGATATGTATGATTGATAATAGGCTCAAATCGAAATTCAGCCTGATAAATTTTTTCTGAGATTTCTTTGCGTAGATTAATTTTTTTTGCCTGTTCAGCAAGCAACTGCATTTGCTCATAAATTTGAGTTAATTGCTGATCAGTCTGATATTCCATGGCTGACAAGGCCCTGCCTTTTATTTTGCCTTTATCCTCCGGTTTAATCAGTGCACTGCCTACATGATGAGCATACTCCAGCGAGTGCGGATTTTCCGTAATCTTGTCTTTATCTATGGGATTTTGAAATTCGTCTGCCATACTGAATCGGATAACAAAGATAAGGATTAATGAATTGATTTTCTTTTGTTTTTTTGAGATGAATCTATCTTACCTTTGAAAAAAACAAGGCTATGAGATATTTGTTCACGCTGATTGGGTTTGCCATTTTTCAAATCGGTATTTCTCAACAGAATTTTACTTTCAAAATTTTGGATCATGGCACAGGTGAACCCATTCCCGGTGCTTTAATTAGTATACCTGAACTAAAAATCGGAACCGCTTCAGCAGCAGACGGAAATGCTTTACTTGAGAACATACCAAACGGAACTTATCACGTGAAAGTATCTTCAGTTGGCTACCTTGACACCTTGTTTGAAATGAGTTTTCCAACACGTCAGCAAGAACCAAAAATAATTTATCTGGTGTCAAATGAAATGCTGGATGAAATTATCATTGAAGGAACCCGAAGCAATAAATCTATTTCAGACACACCAACACGCACTGAGGCGTTGACTGATGAGATAGATGAAGCGGCATCTATGGAACCGGGCAAGG
This genomic stretch from Crocinitomicaceae bacterium harbors:
- a CDS encoding DinB family protein produces the protein MTTPITLLQITRQNTLSAIAGLSLDQVNKIPTGFSGNIAWHLGHMVATNQGLLYRLSGHSGNLDAAFVELYKKGSVPSAPINQTEFDFIKSALVQQIIQLQKDVDSGIFKTYSEYTTSYGNTIQNFDQALFFVNVHESLHLGYVMALKRVVLQ
- a CDS encoding DUF2452 domain-containing protein; this encodes MADEFQNPIDKDKITENPHSLEYAHHVGSALIKPEDKGKIKGRALSAMEYQTDQQLTQIYEQMQLLAEQAKKINLRKEISEKIYQAEFRFEPIINHTYHLYQTAENTQVLSVIAPHEWGRSTRKDDFIWQATVRLLADHTWEILSTSNE